A window from Streptomyces sp. NBC_00335 encodes these proteins:
- a CDS encoding MFS transporter: MPPAHTGAPVIPGASTPSFPASAPEAPASAPEAHEPGRPGYRRLSLALFAAGLATFALLYSTQALLPAISDGFGVTAGQASWTVSAATGALALFVLPLSALSERFGRTRMMTCSMVIAVGVGLLVPFAPNLEWLIALRAVQGAAIAGIPASAMAYLAEEVKPKALVAAIGLFVAGNSIGGMSGRLVTGWAAQVWGWRGGLLAVGLMSLACAAAFLVLLPRARFFRPASLNPREVGRTVSGHLRDPLLLRLYGIGALFMTVFGAVYTVIGYRLVDEPFSLGQGLIGSIFLIYLVGTVSSAAAGQLVARLGRRGALYLAVTTTAAGLFLSLAESLTAILLGLILITAGFFAGHAVASAAVSRTAKTGRAQASALYQSAYYVGSSAGGTLGALAYHSAGWAATVTLALLAVAGVVTITLYGSHAARTARIAALAAR; this comes from the coding sequence ATGCCTCCCGCTCATACCGGGGCACCCGTCATCCCGGGTGCCTCCACCCCGTCGTTCCCGGCCTCCGCACCCGAGGCCCCCGCCTCCGCACCCGAGGCGCACGAGCCCGGCCGTCCCGGCTACCGCCGCCTCAGCCTGGCGCTCTTCGCCGCCGGTCTGGCCACCTTCGCCCTCCTCTACTCCACCCAGGCGCTGCTGCCCGCGATCTCCGACGGCTTCGGCGTGACGGCGGGTCAGGCCAGCTGGACGGTCTCCGCGGCCACCGGTGCGCTCGCGCTGTTCGTCCTGCCGCTCAGCGCGCTCTCGGAGCGTTTCGGGCGGACCCGGATGATGACCTGCTCGATGGTGATCGCGGTCGGCGTCGGCCTCCTCGTGCCCTTCGCACCGAACCTGGAGTGGCTGATCGCGCTGCGCGCCGTTCAGGGCGCGGCGATCGCCGGCATCCCGGCCTCCGCGATGGCGTACCTGGCGGAAGAGGTGAAGCCGAAGGCGCTGGTCGCCGCGATCGGCCTGTTCGTGGCGGGCAACTCCATCGGCGGCATGAGCGGCCGCCTCGTCACGGGCTGGGCGGCCCAGGTCTGGGGCTGGCGCGGCGGGCTGCTGGCCGTCGGCCTGATGTCGCTGGCCTGCGCGGCGGCGTTCCTGGTCCTCCTGCCCCGGGCCCGGTTCTTCCGGCCGGCCTCGCTGAACCCGCGTGAGGTGGGACGTACCGTCTCCGGGCACCTGCGCGATCCGCTGCTGCTGCGGCTGTACGGGATCGGCGCGCTGTTCATGACCGTGTTCGGGGCGGTGTACACGGTCATCGGCTACCGCCTGGTGGACGAGCCGTTCTCGCTCGGGCAGGGCCTCATCGGCTCGATCTTCCTGATCTACCTGGTCGGTACGGTCTCCTCGGCGGCGGCCGGGCAGCTGGTGGCCCGGCTGGGCCGGCGCGGCGCGCTGTACCTGGCGGTGACCACGACGGCGGCGGGCCTGTTCCTCTCCCTCGCGGAGTCCCTCACCGCGATCCTGCTCGGCCTGATCCTCATCACGGCGGGCTTCTTCGCGGGCCACGCGGTGGCCTCCGCGGCGGTGAGCCGTACGGCGAAGACGGGCCGCGCGCAGGCCTCGGCGCTCTACCAGTCGGCGTACTACGTCGGCTCCAGCGCCGGCGGCACGCTGGGCGCCCTCGCCTACCACTCGGCGGGCTGGGCGGCCACGGTCACCCTCGCGCTGCTCGCGGTCGCCGGGGTCGTCACGATCACCCTGTACGGGTCGCACGCGGCCCGTACGGCCCGGATCGCGGCGCTCGCGGCGCGCTGA
- a CDS encoding alpha/beta hydrolase, which yields MAQHAPPARGARLGRAAGANGSVSTVSGVVLLLPGASRLSPGPVRPLARALARAGAADGLVTHQVIHGAGTREGDAQWAADEVVRRYGDVPVCLAGYDAGGRAALAAAGHEAVNSVLALAPSFPRQSDTDSPEPVKQLSGRRVLIVHGTNDARSDPELSYRLATRAKKANRTTCRFEVHSDGHGLREHQDEVVALSVDFVLGSVFSGPYSRPVTDALAAPPPLGLRMPLASGYKRSLRG from the coding sequence ATGGCACAGCATGCGCCGCCGGCGCGCGGGGCCCGCCTGGGGCGGGCGGCCGGCGCGAACGGCTCGGTCTCAACGGTCAGTGGTGTGGTGCTCCTTCTCCCCGGAGCGTCCAGATTGTCCCCCGGTCCGGTACGTCCGCTGGCTCGGGCCCTGGCCCGTGCGGGCGCGGCGGACGGGCTGGTCACGCACCAGGTCATCCACGGTGCGGGCACCCGGGAAGGGGACGCCCAGTGGGCCGCGGACGAGGTGGTCCGCCGGTACGGGGACGTCCCGGTGTGCCTGGCCGGCTACGACGCGGGCGGCCGGGCGGCGCTCGCCGCGGCCGGCCACGAAGCCGTCAACTCCGTTCTGGCACTCGCCCCTTCGTTCCCGCGGCAGTCCGACACCGACTCCCCCGAACCGGTGAAGCAGCTCTCGGGCCGCCGGGTCCTGATCGTGCACGGCACCAACGACGCCCGCAGCGACCCGGAGTTGTCGTACCGGCTGGCGACCCGGGCGAAGAAGGCGAACCGCACGACGTGCCGCTTCGAGGTGCACTCCGACGGGCACGGGCTGCGCGAGCACCAGGACGAAGTCGTGGCCCTGTCCGTGGACTTCGTACTGGGCTCCGTGTTCTCGGGGCCCTACTCGCGACCGGTCACCGACGCGCTGGCGGCTCCCCCGCCGCTGGGCCTGCGGATGCCGCTGGCCTCCGGCTACAAGCGGTCCCTGCGCGGCTGA
- a CDS encoding DUF402 domain-containing protein, which produces MSIVNVHLILGSTVSMICPARVVESGADGLLLWVAPGTPLWRATIPAGTHLRDLPPEGSYPLRADRWRHGGALILQPAGAGHAVWWSFTLEQEFRSWYVNLESRVRTGDGADVHVTDQELDITVTPDRAWEWKDEESFAAKTGHPVYWTRDEAASIRAEGVRVTRLIDSAAYPFDGTWCDFSPPASWPLPDRPPLPLAAVTAPSGVLVLGKAGWIDHRPDDTPPLSDRALAMAATGGGHLHDGGAAGPEPWGFEAVAVPAATDRPLPVRAWTSPSPFDGEPVISALEISLGLPWTHGPDPVPLGDLPVDRCGMVLGDARALDAFEGLNGEAVNGLADVTYRGRYEDEAQAVFGGGPTAGASGPLGFLDLPLGEAAALAERIRDWVRAGPGNGLRVSVEPHTDYHRARRAGWGHPLLAGAIELGGCRVLGLGWDPGDHSERHQGEREEGRVYPVTLEERDGEAVLRWTIPPYEGEGEA; this is translated from the coding sequence ATGTCCATAGTCAACGTTCACCTCATACTCGGCAGCACGGTCAGCATGATCTGCCCGGCCCGCGTGGTGGAGTCCGGCGCCGACGGCCTGCTGCTGTGGGTCGCCCCGGGCACCCCGCTCTGGCGCGCCACCATCCCGGCCGGCACCCACCTTCGGGACCTGCCGCCGGAGGGCTCGTACCCACTGCGGGCGGACCGGTGGCGCCACGGCGGCGCGCTGATCCTGCAGCCGGCCGGGGCGGGGCACGCGGTGTGGTGGAGCTTCACGCTGGAGCAGGAGTTCCGCAGCTGGTACGTGAACCTGGAATCCCGCGTCCGCACCGGGGACGGCGCGGACGTGCACGTGACCGACCAGGAACTCGACATCACGGTGACCCCGGACCGCGCGTGGGAGTGGAAGGACGAGGAGTCCTTCGCCGCGAAGACGGGCCACCCGGTGTACTGGACGCGGGACGAGGCCGCCTCCATCCGCGCGGAGGGCGTCCGCGTCACGCGGCTCATCGACTCGGCCGCCTATCCCTTCGACGGCACGTGGTGCGACTTCAGCCCGCCGGCGTCCTGGCCCCTCCCGGACCGCCCGCCCCTGCCCCTGGCCGCGGTCACGGCCCCGTCGGGGGTGCTCGTCCTGGGCAAGGCCGGCTGGATCGACCACCGCCCGGACGACACCCCGCCCCTCTCCGACCGCGCCCTGGCCATGGCGGCGACGGGCGGCGGCCACCTCCACGACGGCGGGGCGGCCGGGCCCGAGCCGTGGGGCTTCGAGGCCGTGGCCGTCCCCGCCGCCACCGACCGCCCCCTGCCGGTACGGGCCTGGACCTCGCCTTCCCCCTTCGACGGCGAACCGGTGATCTCCGCCCTGGAGATATCCCTCGGCCTCCCCTGGACCCACGGCCCGGACCCGGTCCCCCTCGGCGACCTCCCGGTCGACCGCTGCGGCATGGTCCTGGGCGACGCCCGCGCCCTGGACGCCTTCGAAGGGCTGAACGGCGAAGCCGTGAACGGCCTGGCGGACGTCACGTACCGGGGCCGGTACGAGGACGAGGCCCAGGCGGTGTTCGGCGGCGGGCCGACCGCCGGAGCATCCGGCCCCCTAGGCTTCCTCGACCTCCCGCTGGGCGAGGCCGCGGCTCTGGCGGAGCGGATCAGGGACTGGGTCAGGGCGGGGCCGGGCAACGGCCTGCGCGTGTCCGTGGAGCCCCACACCGACTACCACCGCGCCCGGCGCGCCGGCTGGGGCCACCCGCTGCTGGCCGGGGCCATCGAGCTGGGCGGCTGCCGGGTGCTCGGGCTCGGCTGGGACCCCGGGGACCACTCCGAGCGGCACCAGGGCGAGCGGGAGGAGGGCCGGGTGTACCCGGTCACCCTGGAGGAGCGCGATGGCGAGGCCGTCCTACGCTGGACCATCCCGCCGTACGAAGGGGAAGGGGAGGCCTGA
- a CDS encoding VanZ family protein, whose protein sequence is MWIRLLTGVLLAAHLLLVGWLMLRPLDVPWAAAANLTPLEGIRADLSYGPLEAARRIGGGLALLAPLGVLLPLISGRVELSPLATWSSLARTAAAGALFSVGIEMFQMAVPGQVVDVDSVLLNTLGVVLAHLAVIPALRSRLRRSQGRTPRITRVGLGPWTDVLSSVQREY, encoded by the coding sequence CTGTGGATCCGGCTTCTCACCGGGGTCCTGCTGGCCGCCCACCTCCTGCTCGTCGGCTGGCTGATGCTGCGCCCGCTGGACGTGCCCTGGGCGGCGGCGGCCAATCTGACCCCGCTGGAGGGGATCAGGGCCGACCTCTCCTACGGGCCCCTGGAGGCCGCCCGCCGGATCGGCGGCGGGCTGGCGCTGCTGGCCCCGCTCGGGGTGCTGCTGCCGCTGATCAGCGGCCGGGTGGAGCTTTCGCCGCTGGCCACGTGGTCCTCGCTGGCCCGGACGGCCGCCGCGGGCGCGCTGTTCTCGGTCGGCATCGAGATGTTCCAGATGGCGGTCCCGGGGCAGGTCGTCGATGTGGATTCGGTGCTGCTGAACACCCTCGGCGTGGTGCTCGCGCACCTGGCCGTCATCCCGGCCCTGCGGTCCCGGCTGCGGCGCTCTCAGGGCCGGACCCCGAGAATTACCAGGGTCGGGCTCGGCCCTTGGACCGACGTTCTGTCCTCTGTTCAGCGGGAGTATTGA
- the deoC gene encoding deoxyribose-phosphate aldolase gives MPTTLTAFADVTTSDSALRRFLHGLPGVDAVGLEARAASLGTRSIKTTAKAYAIDLAISMIDLTTLEGADTPGKVRALSAKAANPDPTDRTTPMTAAVCVYPDMVATAKAALNGADVKVASVATAFPAGRAALPVKLADTADAVAAGADEIDMVIDRGAFLAGHYLDTYELIRSVKAACVRPDGSAARLKVIFETGELSTYDNIRRASWIGMMAGADFIKTSTGKVGVNATPANTLLMLEAVRDFKAQTGIQIGVKPAGGIRTTKDAIKFLVLVNETVGEDWLSNHWFRFGASSLLNDLLMQRQKLSTGRYSGPDYVTVD, from the coding sequence ATGCCCACCACCCTCACCGCATTCGCTGACGTGACGACGTCCGACAGTGCGCTGCGCCGCTTCCTGCACGGGCTGCCCGGCGTCGACGCTGTCGGCCTGGAGGCCCGCGCGGCCTCCCTCGGCACCCGCTCGATCAAGACGACGGCCAAGGCGTACGCCATCGACCTCGCCATCTCGATGATCGACCTGACGACGCTGGAAGGCGCGGATACCCCGGGCAAGGTCCGGGCGCTCTCCGCCAAGGCAGCCAACCCCGATCCGACCGACCGCACCACGCCCATGACGGCCGCCGTCTGCGTGTACCCCGACATGGTGGCCACCGCCAAGGCCGCCCTGAACGGCGCCGACGTCAAGGTCGCCTCCGTCGCCACGGCCTTCCCGGCCGGCCGCGCGGCCCTGCCCGTCAAGCTCGCCGACACGGCCGACGCCGTGGCCGCCGGCGCCGACGAGATCGACATGGTCATCGACCGTGGCGCCTTCCTCGCCGGCCACTACCTCGACACCTACGAGCTGATCCGCTCCGTCAAGGCGGCCTGCGTCCGTCCCGACGGCAGCGCGGCCCGGCTCAAGGTGATCTTCGAGACCGGCGAGCTGTCCACGTACGACAACATCCGCCGCGCCTCCTGGATCGGCATGATGGCCGGGGCCGACTTCATCAAGACGTCCACCGGCAAGGTCGGGGTCAACGCGACGCCCGCGAACACGCTGCTCATGCTCGAAGCCGTCCGCGACTTCAAGGCGCAGACTGGAATCCAGATCGGCGTGAAGCCGGCCGGCGGCATCCGGACCACCAAGGACGCGATCAAGTTCCTGGTCCTGGTCAACGAGACCGTGGGCGAGGACTGGCTGTCCAACCACTGGTTCCGCTTCGGAGCCTCCAGCCTGCTCAACGACCTGTTGATGCAGCGCCAGAAGCTGAGCACCGGCCGTTACTCCGGTCCCGACTACGTGACGGTGGACTGA
- a CDS encoding PspC domain-containing protein, with protein MSALARPRDGRWIGGVCAGLARRFGISANTMRIIFVVSCLLPGPQFLLYLALWVLLPNEKSGTPSAATGW; from the coding sequence ATGAGCGCCCTTGCCCGCCCCCGTGACGGACGATGGATCGGCGGAGTCTGTGCCGGTCTGGCGCGCCGGTTCGGAATATCCGCGAACACGATGCGGATCATCTTCGTCGTCTCGTGCCTGCTGCCCGGCCCGCAGTTCCTCCTTTACCTGGCGCTGTGGGTGCTCCTGCCGAACGAGAAGTCGGGCACCCCTTCCGCCGCCACCGGCTGGTAG
- a CDS encoding PH domain-containing protein: MSSEQPTEEPAYDDRVYRSPMATVTGVVLLALLAWLCGDAVVRGSGNVPWIALATVLCLAPVIVAFTVRPAVFANDDRLRVRNPFRVIELPWAAVDTVRARFSAEVLAEGATYQMWSIAVSLRERKKANRRQAGRLGLGNGQAKTPDEDVRRASADRIVDELRELHERCASRAGAQGSVKVSWSYEIIAPAVIGALILIVLLATG; this comes from the coding sequence ATGAGCAGCGAGCAGCCCACCGAAGAGCCGGCGTACGACGACCGGGTCTACCGTTCCCCGATGGCCACCGTCACCGGGGTGGTACTGCTCGCGCTGCTCGCGTGGCTCTGCGGGGACGCCGTGGTGCGGGGCTCCGGGAACGTCCCGTGGATCGCCCTCGCCACCGTTCTGTGCCTGGCCCCGGTCATCGTCGCGTTCACGGTCCGTCCGGCCGTCTTCGCCAACGACGACCGGCTGCGCGTGCGCAACCCCTTCCGGGTCATCGAGCTGCCCTGGGCGGCCGTCGACACCGTGCGGGCCCGGTTCTCCGCCGAGGTGCTGGCGGAGGGGGCGACGTACCAGATGTGGTCCATCGCGGTCTCCCTGCGGGAGCGCAAGAAGGCCAACCGCCGCCAGGCCGGCCGGCTCGGTCTGGGCAACGGACAGGCCAAGACCCCGGACGAGGACGTCCGCCGGGCCTCCGCCGACCGGATCGTCGACGAGCTCCGGGAACTGCACGAGCGCTGCGCCTCGCGGGCCGGCGCGCAGGGCTCGGTGAAGGTCTCCTGGTCGTACGAGATCATCGCGCCCGCCGTGATCGGCGCGCTCATCCTGATTGTGCTGCTCGCCACCGGCTGA
- a CDS encoding adenosine deaminase → MTSETPNLPTPDQISRSPKVLLHDHLDGGLRPGTIIELAREVGYENLPETDADKLGIWFREAADSGSLPRYLETFAHTCAVMQTKAALFRVAAECAEDLAEDGVVYAEIRYAPEQHLEAGLTLEEVVETVNEGFREGERRAKANGHRIRVGALLTAMRHAARALEIAELANRYRDNGVVGFDIAGAEAGFPPTRHLDAFEYLKRENNHFTIHAGEAFGLPSIWQALQWCGADRLGHGVKIIDDIEVAADGSVTLGRLASYVRDKRIPLEMCPTSNLQTGAALSYAEHPIGLLRKLHFRLTVNTDNRLMSGTSMSREFEHLVDTFGYSLDDMQWFTVNAMKSAFIPFDERLAMINDVIKPGYAELKSEWLFRQTASTSGSVSA, encoded by the coding sequence ATGACGAGCGAGACCCCCAACCTGCCCACCCCGGATCAGATCAGCCGCTCCCCGAAGGTGCTCCTGCACGACCACCTCGACGGTGGACTGCGCCCCGGGACCATCATCGAGCTGGCCCGCGAGGTCGGCTACGAGAACCTTCCCGAGACCGACGCCGACAAGCTCGGCATCTGGTTCCGGGAGGCCGCCGACTCCGGTTCCCTGCCGCGCTACCTGGAGACCTTCGCCCACACCTGCGCGGTCATGCAGACGAAGGCGGCCCTCTTCCGGGTGGCCGCCGAGTGCGCCGAGGACCTCGCCGAGGACGGCGTCGTCTACGCGGAGATCCGTTACGCGCCCGAGCAGCACCTGGAAGCCGGCCTGACCCTCGAAGAGGTCGTCGAGACGGTCAACGAGGGCTTCCGCGAGGGCGAGCGCCGCGCGAAGGCCAACGGTCACCGGATCCGCGTCGGCGCGCTGCTGACCGCGATGCGGCACGCGGCCCGCGCGCTGGAGATCGCGGAGCTGGCCAACCGCTACCGCGACAACGGCGTCGTCGGCTTCGACATCGCCGGCGCCGAGGCCGGGTTCCCTCCCACCCGCCACCTCGACGCCTTCGAGTACCTCAAGCGCGAGAACAACCACTTCACCATCCACGCGGGCGAGGCCTTCGGCCTGCCGTCGATCTGGCAGGCCCTGCAGTGGTGCGGCGCCGACCGGCTCGGCCACGGTGTGAAGATCATCGATGACATCGAGGTCGCCGCCGACGGTTCCGTGACGCTGGGCCGCCTGGCCTCGTACGTCCGGGACAAGCGGATCCCGCTGGAGATGTGCCCGACGTCGAACCTGCAGACGGGTGCGGCGCTCTCCTATGCCGAGCACCCGATCGGCCTGCTGCGGAAACTGCACTTCAGGCTGACGGTCAACACCGACAACCGGCTGATGAGCGGCACCAGCATGAGCCGCGAGTTCGAGCACCTGGTCGACACCTTCGGCTACTCGCTCGACGACATGCAGTGGTTCACGGTCAATGCGATGAAGTCCGCGTTCATTCCTTTCGATGAACGACTGGCCATGATCAACGACGTGATCAAGCCCGGTTATGCGGAGCTGAAGTCGGAATGGCTGTTCCGTCAGACCGCTTCCACCAGCGGTTCCGTCTCGGCCTAG
- a CDS encoding LysR family transcriptional regulator, whose protein sequence is MSRYEEDMAVTHALAPRLAYFVAVARHEHVTRAAHELGVPQSTLSRAMVRLEQDLGVTLFARKGRTVALTVAGRTFLASAERSLAEIARAAGSVQQDADPSFGKVAFGFLHTLGPETVPGLIRAFRADHPGVRFSLVQNYGEAMLERLRAGELDLCLTSPLPDAPDLVARRLDEQRLRLVVPDDHRLATRKRIRLAEAAEETFVTLEPGYGLRRITDDLCAEAGFTPRVAFEGEEAETLRGLVAAGLGVALLPPPAVARPGVVELTVTAPRAVREIGVAWLDGHPDTPPVAEFKKFLLSRRGRLIPELQPGGE, encoded by the coding sequence ATGAGTCGTTACGAAGAAGACATGGCCGTGACACATGCGCTGGCCCCGCGCCTCGCCTACTTCGTCGCCGTCGCCCGGCACGAGCACGTCACCCGCGCCGCGCACGAGCTGGGCGTTCCCCAGTCCACCCTGTCGCGGGCCATGGTCCGCCTCGAACAGGACCTGGGCGTCACCCTGTTCGCCCGCAAGGGCCGTACGGTCGCCCTCACCGTCGCGGGCCGCACCTTCCTCGCCTCGGCGGAGCGCTCGCTGGCCGAGATCGCCCGCGCCGCCGGCTCCGTACAGCAGGACGCCGACCCGTCCTTCGGCAAGGTCGCCTTCGGCTTCCTGCACACCCTGGGCCCCGAGACCGTACCCGGCCTGATCCGGGCCTTCCGGGCCGACCACCCCGGCGTGCGGTTCTCCCTGGTCCAGAACTACGGCGAGGCCATGCTGGAGCGGCTGCGCGCCGGCGAGCTCGACCTCTGCCTGACCTCGCCGCTGCCCGACGCCCCGGACCTGGTGGCCCGGCGGCTCGACGAGCAGCGGCTGCGCCTGGTGGTCCCCGACGACCACCGGCTCGCCACGCGCAAGCGGATCCGCCTCGCGGAAGCCGCCGAGGAAACCTTCGTCACCCTGGAGCCGGGCTACGGGCTGCGCCGCATCACCGACGACCTGTGCGCGGAGGCCGGGTTCACGCCCCGGGTCGCCTTCGAGGGCGAGGAGGCCGAGACCCTGCGCGGGCTCGTCGCCGCCGGTCTCGGTGTGGCGCTGCTGCCGCCGCCGGCGGTGGCCCGGCCCGGGGTCGTCGAGCTGACGGTCACCGCCCCGCGCGCGGTCCGCGAGATCGGGGTGGCGTGGCTCGACGGGCACCCGGACACGCCTCCGGTGGCGGAGTTCAAGAAGTTTCTGCTGTCCCGTCGGGGGCGGCTGATTCCGGAGCTTCAGCCGGGGGGTGAGTGA
- a CDS encoding helix-turn-helix domain-containing protein codes for MARRLYGYAAERHTFSETEAGEALGESVGDALAELAAAHLIQPRSHPASAADGVRPDEPARVCWSAVSPRAAVARTLAPLALRVRETHDEMDRLRDRLENLLPAYEAGADLRDRGGANALELVTDPDALQDLIGELIASAESEVLTCHPGGGRSTATLEGAVVRDEAMLARGVRMRTLYQHTARYSRPTAAYVERVTALGSQVRTVGDGLMRMILVDRHTGLMEVQDDIKAALVVREPNVVHFMAQTFERCWAEAEPFSTTVGPDQARSISDELRQNIVRLLAEGLEDKVIARRLGMSERTCQRHIAEIMRAVGAKSRFQAGFLLSATAAAAASATRTPLTHPPAEAPESAAPDGTAETS; via the coding sequence GTGGCCCGGCGTCTTTACGGGTACGCGGCCGAGCGGCACACGTTTTCCGAGACGGAAGCCGGCGAGGCGCTCGGCGAGTCGGTCGGCGACGCCCTCGCCGAACTCGCGGCGGCCCACCTGATCCAGCCCCGCTCCCACCCGGCCTCCGCCGCGGACGGCGTCCGCCCCGACGAGCCCGCGCGGGTGTGCTGGAGCGCCGTGTCCCCGCGGGCCGCGGTGGCCCGGACGCTGGCCCCGCTGGCCCTGCGGGTGCGCGAGACCCACGACGAGATGGACCGGCTGCGCGACCGGCTGGAGAACCTGCTCCCCGCGTACGAGGCGGGCGCCGACCTGCGCGACCGGGGCGGGGCGAACGCCCTGGAGCTGGTCACCGACCCGGACGCGCTGCAGGACCTGATCGGGGAGCTCATCGCCTCGGCCGAGTCCGAGGTGCTGACCTGCCACCCGGGCGGCGGCCGCAGCACGGCGACCCTGGAGGGGGCGGTGGTCCGGGACGAGGCGATGCTGGCCCGGGGCGTGCGGATGCGCACCCTCTACCAGCACACCGCCCGCTACTCCCGCCCGACGGCCGCCTACGTGGAGCGGGTGACCGCGCTCGGCTCGCAGGTCCGTACCGTCGGCGACGGGCTGATGCGGATGATCCTCGTCGACCGGCACACCGGGCTGATGGAGGTACAGGACGACATCAAGGCGGCGCTGGTGGTGCGCGAGCCCAACGTCGTCCACTTCATGGCGCAGACCTTCGAGCGCTGCTGGGCGGAGGCCGAGCCCTTCAGCACCACCGTCGGGCCGGACCAGGCCCGTTCGATCTCCGACGAGCTGCGCCAGAACATCGTGCGGCTCCTGGCGGAGGGGCTGGAGGACAAGGTCATCGCCCGGCGCCTCGGCATGTCGGAGCGGACCTGCCAGCGCCACATCGCCGAGATCATGCGGGCGGTGGGGGCCAAGTCCCGTTTCCAGGCGGGGTTCCTGCTGTCGGCGACGGCCGCGGCCGCCGCCTCCGCCACCCGCACCCCGCTCACTCACCCCCCGGCTGAAGCTCCGGAATCAGCCGCCCCCGACGGGACAGCAGAAACTTCTTGA
- a CDS encoding aldehyde dehydrogenase family protein produces the protein MASAFEYAPAPESRSVVDIAPSYGLFIDGEFTDAADGKVFKTVSPASEEVLSEIAQAGAADVDRAVKAARKAFEKWSALPGSERAKYLFRIARIIQERSRELAVLETLDNGKPIRETRDADLPLVAAHFFYYAGWADKLDHAGYGANPRPLGVAGQVIPWNFPLMMLAWKIAPALATGNTVVLKPAQTTPLSALFFADICRQAGLPKGVVNILPGYGDAGAALVEHPDVNKVAFTGSTAVGKAIARQVAGTSKRLTLELGGKGANIVFDDAPIDQAVEGIVSGIFFNQGQVCCAGSRLLVQESIHDELIDSLKRRLTTLRLGDPLDKNTDIGAINSAEQLARITALADTGEAEGAERWSAPCELPNAGYWFAPTLFTNVSQSHTVARDEIFGPVLSVLTFRTPDEAVAKANNSQYGLSAGIWTEKGSRILAVANKLRAGVVWANTFNKFDPTSPFGGYKESGFGREGGRHGLEGYLDV, from the coding sequence ATGGCATCCGCATTCGAGTACGCACCCGCCCCCGAGTCCCGGTCCGTCGTCGACATCGCGCCCTCCTACGGGCTTTTCATCGACGGCGAGTTCACCGACGCGGCGGACGGCAAGGTCTTCAAGACCGTCTCCCCGGCCTCCGAAGAGGTCCTCTCCGAGATCGCGCAGGCCGGCGCCGCCGACGTGGACCGTGCCGTGAAGGCCGCCCGCAAGGCCTTCGAGAAGTGGTCCGCGCTGCCCGGCTCCGAGCGCGCCAAGTACCTCTTCCGCATCGCCCGGATCATCCAGGAGCGCAGCCGCGAGCTGGCCGTCCTGGAGACCCTCGACAACGGCAAGCCGATCCGGGAGACCCGCGACGCGGACCTCCCGCTCGTCGCCGCGCACTTCTTCTACTACGCGGGCTGGGCCGACAAACTCGACCACGCGGGCTACGGCGCGAACCCCCGCCCCCTCGGCGTGGCCGGCCAGGTCATCCCGTGGAACTTCCCGCTGATGATGCTCGCCTGGAAGATCGCCCCGGCGCTCGCCACGGGCAACACGGTCGTGCTCAAGCCGGCCCAGACGACCCCGCTGTCCGCGCTCTTCTTCGCGGACATCTGCCGCCAGGCGGGCCTGCCCAAGGGTGTCGTCAACATCCTCCCCGGGTACGGGGACGCGGGCGCGGCCCTCGTCGAGCACCCGGACGTGAACAAGGTCGCCTTCACCGGCTCCACCGCCGTCGGCAAGGCCATCGCGCGCCAGGTCGCCGGCACCTCCAAGAGGCTCACCCTGGAGCTGGGCGGCAAGGGTGCCAACATCGTCTTCGACGACGCCCCCATCGACCAGGCCGTCGAGGGCATCGTCAGCGGCATCTTCTTCAACCAGGGCCAGGTCTGCTGCGCGGGCTCGCGCCTCCTGGTCCAGGAGTCGATCCACGACGAGCTGATCGACTCGCTCAAGCGCCGGCTGACCACGCTGCGCCTGGGCGACCCGCTCGACAAGAACACCGACATCGGCGCGATCAACTCCGCCGAGCAGCTCGCCCGGATCACCGCCCTCGCGGACACCGGCGAGGCGGAGGGCGCCGAGCGCTGGTCGGCGCCGTGCGAACTGCCGAACGCCGGCTACTGGTTCGCCCCGACGCTCTTCACGAACGTCTCCCAGTCGCACACCGTCGCCCGCGACGAGATCTTCGGCCCGGTGCTGTCCGTGCTGACCTTCCGCACGCCCGACGAGGCCGTCGCCAAGGCCAACAACAGCCAGTACGGCCTGTCCGCCGGCATCTGGACGGAGAAGGGCAGCCGCATCCTCGCGGTCGCCAACAAGCTCCGTGCGGGTGTGGTGTGGGCCAACACGTTCAACAAGTTCGACCCGACCTCGCCCTTCGGCGGCTACAAGGAGTCGGGCTTCGGGCGCGAAGGCGGCCGTCACGGCCTGGAGGGCTACCTCGATGTCTGA